In one Pseudomonas sp. SG20056 genomic region, the following are encoded:
- a CDS encoding quorum-sensing-regulated virulence factor family protein yields MLRLTSLTLALSLPLFAHAATLKDFELSKTLEKVARESSVGTPRAINEDILDQGYTVDGSELVNHLSVRSEHAAQMRGNPDVVRAQLANSVCRNAGYRQLLARGAALRYEFSEYKSNRPVTTERFSKADCGL; encoded by the coding sequence ATGCTGCGTTTGACCAGCCTGACCCTGGCCTTGAGCCTGCCCCTGTTTGCCCATGCCGCCACCCTGAAAGATTTTGAGCTGAGCAAGACCCTGGAAAAAGTCGCGCGCGAAAGCAGCGTGGGCACACCACGAGCGATCAACGAAGACATTCTTGATCAGGGCTACACCGTTGACGGCAGCGAACTGGTCAACCACCTCAGTGTGCGCAGCGAGCATGCGGCACAAATGCGTGGCAATCCGGACGTGGTTCGCGCACAACTGGCCAACAGCGTGTGCCGCAATGCCGGTTATCGCCAGTTGTTGGCGCGCGGTGCAGCGCTGCGTTATGAGTTCAGCGAATACAAGAGCAATCGCCCGGTGACCACCGAGCGCTTCAGCAAAGCAGATTGCGGCTTGTAA
- a CDS encoding tRNA-uridine aminocarboxypropyltransferase produces MSHAVARLRAARIARSAKPFLARGSRSVRCDDCRLVMSHCLCAWRPRIAATSAVCLLMHDVEALKPSNTGWLIADVLADTSAFGWSRVEVDAGLPALLRDPQWQPYLVFPGEYVAAERVVSEVQPAPGKRPLFVLLDATWSEARKMFRKSPYLDSLPVLSLQAEQLSRYKLRRSKRDDHFCTAEVAALCLELAGDQRAADGLNAYLDVFSQHYLAAKAPRAVPLDDPLHDRLREFL; encoded by the coding sequence ATGAGCCACGCCGTCGCGCGTTTGCGGGCTGCGCGGATTGCCCGCAGTGCCAAACCTTTTCTTGCCCGTGGTAGCCGCTCGGTACGTTGCGATGATTGCCGCCTGGTGATGAGCCACTGCCTGTGCGCCTGGCGCCCGCGTATTGCCGCAACTTCCGCGGTGTGTCTGCTGATGCACGATGTCGAGGCGCTCAAACCCAGCAATACAGGCTGGCTGATTGCCGACGTACTGGCCGATACCTCGGCGTTTGGCTGGTCACGGGTTGAGGTCGATGCCGGCTTGCCGGCGTTGCTGCGCGACCCGCAGTGGCAGCCTTACCTGGTGTTTCCGGGCGAGTATGTCGCCGCCGAACGGGTGGTCAGCGAAGTTCAACCAGCGCCCGGCAAGCGGCCGTTGTTTGTGCTGCTGGATGCGACCTGGAGCGAGGCGCGCAAGATGTTTCGCAAAAGCCCTTACCTCGACAGCCTGCCGGTGCTCAGCCTGCAGGCCGAGCAGCTGTCGCGCTACAAACTGCGCCGCTCCAAACGCGATGATCATTTCTGCACCGCTGAAGTCGCGGCCCTGTGCCTGGAACTGGCCGGCGACCAGCGGGCGGCGGATGGTTTGAATGCCTACCTGGATGTCTTCAGTCAGCACTACCTGGCAGCCAAGGCGCCGCGCGCGGTGCCGCTGGATGATCCGTTGCATGATCGCCTGCGCGAGTTTCTCTAG
- a CDS encoding DMT family transporter, with product MRSHALRADLLMLLTAMIWGSSFVAQRLGMDSIGPFLYSGLRFGLAALILLPVLRLLEGRSSSATVAPLNRQLLRGGVLMGLALALGINLQQVGLLFTSVTNSGFITGLYVIIVPLLGLFIGHKTGLGIWLGACLAVVGMFLLSVGEGFTVASGDWLQLAGAFVWGVHVLLVGFFAGRHDPLRLALVQFITCAVISLLLAVIFEEIQLQSIIAAGPAILFGGIFGVAVGFTLQVVAQKDAIASHAAIILSLEAVFAAIAGAWLLGESLELRGYFGCALMFAGMLLAQLWPKKLAH from the coding sequence ATGCGAAGCCACGCCCTGCGCGCCGACCTGTTAATGCTGCTGACCGCGATGATCTGGGGCTCCTCGTTTGTCGCCCAGCGCCTAGGTATGGACTCCATCGGCCCCTTCCTCTACAGCGGCCTGCGCTTTGGCTTGGCGGCGCTGATTCTGCTACCCGTGCTGCGTCTACTGGAAGGTCGCAGCAGCAGCGCAACGGTAGCGCCACTGAACCGCCAACTGCTGCGTGGCGGTGTGCTGATGGGCCTGGCGCTGGCCCTGGGGATCAATCTGCAGCAGGTGGGCCTGCTGTTTACCAGCGTGACCAACTCCGGCTTTATCACCGGGCTGTACGTGATCATCGTGCCGCTGCTGGGGCTGTTTATCGGCCATAAAACCGGCCTGGGTATCTGGCTGGGTGCCTGCCTGGCTGTGGTCGGCATGTTCCTGCTCAGCGTTGGCGAGGGTTTTACCGTGGCCTCCGGTGACTGGCTGCAACTGGCCGGGGCATTCGTCTGGGGCGTACATGTGCTGCTGGTGGGTTTCTTTGCCGGCCGCCATGACCCGCTGCGCTTGGCCCTGGTGCAGTTCATCACCTGCGCAGTAATCAGCCTGCTACTGGCGGTGATCTTCGAGGAAATCCAACTGCAATCGATCATCGCCGCTGGGCCGGCGATTCTCTTCGGCGGCATCTTCGGTGTGGCCGTCGGCTTTACCCTGCAGGTGGTGGCGCAGAAAGACGCTATCGCTTCCCACGCTGCCATCATCCTCTCGCTGGAAGCGGTTTTCGCCGCCATCGCCGGGGCCTGGCTGCTGGGTGAGTCGCTGGAGCTGCGCGGCTACTTCGGCTGTGCGCTGATGTTTGCCGGCATGCTGTTGGCGCAGTTGTGGCCGAAAAAATTAGCTCACTAG
- the erdR gene encoding response regulator transcription factor ErdR, with amino-acid sequence MAAFEILIADDHPLFRSALQQALTLGLGPDVRLVEAASIAELEACLAQKTDWDLVLLDLNMPGAYGFSGLVLLRGQYPHIPVVMISAQEEPSIVARSREFGASGFIPKSSPLETIQQAVRLVLDGEVWWPQQTQEAIALSAEAKAASAGLASLTPQQFRVLTMVCDGLLNKQIAYELSVSEATVKAHVTAIFRKLGVRTRTQAALLLQQLESIPSN; translated from the coding sequence ATGGCCGCTTTTGAAATCCTCATTGCCGACGATCACCCCCTGTTTCGCAGTGCCTTGCAACAAGCGTTAACCCTGGGGTTGGGGCCCGATGTAAGGCTGGTCGAAGCGGCCAGCATTGCCGAACTGGAAGCCTGCCTGGCGCAGAAGACTGACTGGGATCTGGTGCTGCTCGACCTGAATATGCCCGGCGCTTACGGCTTCTCCGGCCTGGTTTTGCTGCGTGGGCAATACCCGCATATTCCGGTGGTGATGATCTCCGCCCAGGAAGAGCCGTCCATCGTTGCGCGTTCGCGGGAGTTCGGTGCCAGTGGGTTTATCCCTAAATCCAGCCCGCTGGAAACCATTCAGCAGGCCGTGCGTCTGGTGCTTGATGGCGAGGTCTGGTGGCCGCAGCAAACTCAGGAAGCGATTGCCCTGTCGGCTGAGGCCAAGGCCGCCAGCGCCGGCCTGGCCAGCCTGACGCCACAGCAATTTCGCGTGTTGACCATGGTTTGCGATGGCTTGCTGAACAAGCAGATTGCCTATGAGCTGAGCGTCTCCGAGGCCACGGTAAAGGCCCATGTCACGGCGATTTTCCGCAAGCTTGGGGTACGCACTCGCACGCAGGCGGCGCTGCTGTTGCAGCAGCTGGAATCGATTCCGTCTAACTGA
- a CDS encoding diguanylate cyclase domain-containing protein, whose product MKASTYMPTENLVDLLLDAICVVDRRGRFVFVSAACQRIFGYSADEMIGQVMIDMVHPEDRAKTLQAAKEIMAGAHKPNFENRYLRKDGSTVHILWSARWSEDDQVRIAVAHDITERKRSEALQTALYGISEAAHSAKDLLGLFQQVHQIIGELLPTISFSVALYDEQNDELSFPYPAEQPPATAADTPLNATTLSAQVIRSGNTLLLPDACQTLPDVSHSWLGVPLRSHRGIIGALLVQSSASTRYSERDQELLQFVSTQVATAIERQQMLSHLQFMAQYDQLTQLPNRELLRDRLHTALARARREQSQVALLFLDLDKFKQVNDSLGHAAGDQLLQGVAQRIQLCLREADTVARFAGDEFVVLLEDFHSADHASVVAEKIRQSLNQPFELCGQSQTILPSIGIALYPQHAQDEQQLLQHADNAMYQAKQKGGNRAHSALALE is encoded by the coding sequence ATGAAAGCCAGCACCTACATGCCGACCGAAAACCTTGTCGATCTGCTGCTCGACGCCATCTGCGTGGTCGACAGACGCGGACGTTTCGTTTTCGTCAGCGCCGCCTGCCAGCGCATTTTCGGCTACAGCGCAGATGAGATGATCGGCCAGGTGATGATCGATATGGTGCATCCCGAAGACCGCGCCAAAACCCTGCAGGCCGCCAAGGAAATAATGGCCGGCGCGCATAAACCGAACTTCGAGAACCGTTACCTGCGCAAGGATGGCAGCACCGTGCACATCCTCTGGTCTGCGCGCTGGTCGGAAGACGATCAGGTACGCATCGCCGTCGCCCACGACATCACCGAACGCAAACGCAGCGAAGCCCTGCAGACCGCGTTATATGGCATTTCCGAAGCGGCCCACTCGGCCAAGGACCTGCTCGGGTTGTTTCAGCAGGTACACCAGATCATCGGCGAGCTGCTGCCGACCATCAGCTTTTCCGTGGCGCTGTACGATGAGCAGAATGACGAGCTGAGCTTCCCCTACCCCGCCGAACAACCACCGGCAACAGCTGCCGATACACCTCTGAATGCCACCACGCTGAGTGCCCAGGTGATTCGCAGCGGCAACACCCTGCTGTTGCCCGACGCCTGCCAGACACTGCCCGATGTTTCACACAGCTGGCTCGGCGTTCCGCTGCGCTCGCACCGCGGAATTATCGGCGCACTGCTGGTGCAAAGCAGTGCCTCCACGCGCTACAGCGAGCGAGATCAGGAGCTGCTGCAATTCGTCTCGACCCAGGTGGCCACGGCCATCGAGCGCCAGCAAATGCTCAGTCATCTGCAGTTTATGGCGCAGTACGATCAGCTCACCCAACTGCCCAACCGCGAACTGCTGCGCGACCGTTTGCACACGGCCCTGGCCCGCGCACGCCGCGAGCAGTCGCAAGTGGCGCTGCTGTTTCTCGATCTGGACAAGTTCAAGCAGGTCAACGACAGCCTCGGCCATGCCGCTGGCGACCAGCTGCTGCAGGGCGTCGCCCAGCGTATCCAGCTGTGCCTGCGCGAGGCCGATACGGTGGCGCGCTTTGCCGGTGATGAATTCGTCGTACTGCTGGAAGACTTTCATTCAGCCGATCACGCCAGCGTGGTGGCAGAGAAAATCCGCCAGAGTCTCAATCAGCCCTTCGAGCTGTGCGGGCAGAGCCAGACCATCCTGCCGAGCATCGGCATCGCTCTGTACCCGCAACACGCCCAGGATGAACAGCAACTGCTGCAGCACGCCGACAACGCCATGTACCAGGCCAAGCAGAAAGGCGGTAACCGCGCACACAGCGCCCTTGCGCTGGAATAG
- a CDS encoding MBL fold metallo-hydrolase: MALLNFLGAIQQVTGSCYLIESRDGARVLLDCGMRQGRREEEDGNRAPFAFDPNSLDAVVISHAHIDHTGLLPKLTAAGYRGPIFATDATCELMELMLLDAAFLQEKDAEWENKWRARMGKAPISPLYTTADAKQALSQRRPMMYGESREVAKGVQVTFHDAGHILGSAIVELEVQDHHLTRRLVFSGDLGNTCSPLMQDPSTLNKADVVLLESTYGDRDHRCSEDTLEELAEILQQAHRDGGNVLIPSFAVGRTQDLIYYLGRFYQEGRLPQQAVFLDSPMAIRANAIYSRFQDQFAAEDRAALAAKKVKRIEDWLPILRGTPSVEESMAINRIKSGAIIIAGSGMCTGGRIVHHFKHNLWRDDCHLIFPGFQAKGTLGRNIVDGAQNVKILHQRIAVKAKVHTLGGFSAHAGQSQLLDWVSHFERHPELYLVHGELEKMQALQLALRERLNWIANIPEPGEQIAL, encoded by the coding sequence ATGGCCCTGCTCAACTTCCTCGGCGCAATTCAACAAGTCACCGGTTCCTGCTACCTGATCGAAAGCCGCGACGGGGCACGGGTATTACTCGACTGCGGCATGCGTCAGGGCCGCCGCGAAGAAGAGGACGGCAACCGCGCGCCGTTTGCCTTTGACCCGAACAGCCTGGACGCCGTGGTGATTTCTCATGCGCACATCGACCACACCGGCCTGCTGCCGAAACTCACAGCCGCCGGCTATCGCGGGCCGATCTTCGCCACTGATGCGACCTGTGAGCTGATGGAATTGATGCTGCTCGACGCAGCCTTTCTTCAGGAGAAAGACGCGGAGTGGGAAAACAAATGGCGCGCGCGGATGGGCAAGGCGCCAATCAGCCCGCTGTACACAACAGCCGACGCCAAACAGGCGCTGAGCCAACGCAGGCCAATGATGTATGGCGAAAGCCGCGAAGTGGCCAAGGGCGTACAAGTGACCTTTCACGATGCCGGGCATATCCTCGGCTCGGCGATTGTCGAACTCGAAGTGCAAGACCATCACCTGACCCGCCGCCTGGTGTTCTCCGGCGACCTGGGCAATACCTGCTCGCCTTTGATGCAAGACCCCAGCACGCTGAACAAAGCCGATGTGGTGCTGCTGGAGTCGACCTACGGCGATCGCGATCACCGCTGCAGCGAGGATACCCTCGAGGAGCTGGCGGAGATTCTGCAGCAGGCCCATCGCGATGGCGGCAACGTGCTGATCCCGTCCTTCGCCGTCGGCCGCACCCAGGACCTGATCTACTACCTAGGGCGCTTCTATCAGGAAGGCCGCCTGCCACAACAGGCGGTGTTTCTCGACAGCCCGATGGCCATAAGGGCCAACGCCATCTACTCACGCTTTCAGGACCAGTTCGCCGCCGAAGACCGTGCGGCGCTGGCAGCCAAAAAGGTTAAGCGCATCGAGGACTGGTTACCCATCCTGCGCGGCACGCCCAGTGTGGAAGAATCGATGGCCATCAACCGGATCAAGAGCGGTGCGATCATCATCGCCGGCAGCGGTATGTGTACCGGCGGACGCATCGTCCACCACTTCAAGCACAACCTCTGGCGCGACGACTGCCACCTGATCTTCCCCGGTTTTCAGGCCAAGGGCACGCTAGGCCGCAATATCGTCGACGGTGCGCAGAACGTGAAAATCCTCCACCAACGCATCGCGGTAAAAGCCAAGGTGCACACCCTCGGCGGCTTCTCCGCGCATGCTGGGCAATCACAGCTGCTCGACTGGGTCAGCCACTTCGAGCGCCACCCTGAGCTGTACCTGGTGCATGGCGAACTGGAGAAGATGCAGGCCCTGCAACTGGCCTTGCGCGAACGTCTGAACTGGATCGCCAACATCCCTGAACCTGGCGAGCAAATCGCCCTCTGA
- a CDS encoding diacylglycerol kinase, with translation MMMSPFKGQTGLKRVLNATGYSLAGLRAAFTGEAAFRQLLLINLILVPLAFYLDVSRVERALMVAVCLLALIVELLNSAVEAAIDRISLELHPLSKNAKDMGSAAQFTALSLIALVWAIIVLG, from the coding sequence GTGATGATGTCGCCATTCAAAGGCCAGACTGGCCTTAAACGTGTTCTCAATGCCACCGGTTATTCCCTGGCCGGCCTGCGCGCCGCTTTTACCGGGGAAGCCGCCTTTCGCCAGCTGCTGCTGATCAACCTGATCCTGGTGCCTTTGGCGTTCTATCTGGATGTCAGCCGCGTCGAGCGCGCCTTGATGGTTGCGGTGTGTCTGCTGGCGCTGATCGTCGAGCTGCTCAACTCGGCGGTGGAGGCGGCCATTGACCGCATCTCGCTGGAGCTGCACCCGCTGTCGAAGAATGCCAAGGACATGGGCAGCGCCGCCCAGTTCACCGCTCTCAGCCTGATTGCCCTGGTGTGGGCGATTATCGTGCTTGGCTAA
- the fpr gene encoding ferredoxin-NADP reductase: MSNLNAERILSVHHWNDTLFSFKCTRDPGLRFENGQFVMIGLQQETGRPLMRAYSIASPNWEEHLEFFSIKVPDGPLTSQLQHLKEGDEIIISKKPTGTLVLDDLKPGKHLYLLSTGTGLAPFMSVIQDPETYERFEKVILVHGVRYVNEVAYREFITEHLPKNEFFGDALKDKLIYYPTVTREPFENQGRLTDLMRSGKLFQDIGLPPINPQDDRAMICGSPSMLDETSEVLNEFGLQVSPRMREPGDYLIERAFVEK, translated from the coding sequence ATGAGCAATCTTAACGCCGAGCGCATTCTTAGCGTTCACCATTGGAACGACACGCTGTTCAGCTTCAAGTGCACCCGTGATCCGGGTCTGCGTTTCGAGAATGGTCAGTTCGTGATGATCGGCTTGCAGCAGGAAACCGGCCGTCCGTTGATGCGCGCCTATTCGATTGCCAGCCCGAACTGGGAAGAGCATCTGGAGTTCTTCAGCATCAAGGTGCCGGATGGCCCGCTGACCTCGCAGTTGCAGCACCTCAAGGAAGGCGATGAGATCATCATCAGCAAGAAACCCACCGGCACCCTGGTGCTGGATGATCTCAAACCCGGCAAGCACCTGTACCTGCTCAGCACCGGCACTGGCCTGGCGCCATTTATGAGCGTGATTCAGGACCCGGAAACCTATGAGCGCTTCGAGAAGGTGATTTTGGTTCACGGTGTGCGCTATGTGAACGAAGTGGCCTACCGCGAATTCATCACCGAGCACCTGCCTAAGAATGAATTCTTCGGCGATGCGCTGAAGGACAAGCTGATCTATTACCCGACAGTGACCCGTGAGCCGTTTGAGAATCAGGGCCGCCTGACTGATCTGATGCGCAGCGGCAAGCTGTTCCAGGATATCGGCCTGCCGCCGATCAATCCGCAGGACGACCGCGCGATGATCTGCGGTAGCCCAAGCATGCTTGATGAAACCAGCGAAGTGCTCAACGAGTTTGGCTTGCAGGTCTCGCCGCGCATGCGCGAGCCAGGTGACTACCTGATTGAGCGCGCCTTCGTCGAGAAGTAA
- a CDS encoding xylulose 5-phosphate 3-epimerase: MTQLFPSASELAEHARLEPAFAAWQRGYGPLQHSPQTCAAVYRMAHQLVQAGVQADLPSVYRHFHALDRLTAAGLWLVVHMTYAQRVRLDGVALAAEDFKVSPEGHTGGALNMVPAYAGYLALNNLTGETRGWLMGQGHCVAAIEALNLLTANQHPEQAERYPCDEAGMSQLVADFYSYAQNAAGQVSAPLGSHVNPHTAGGIAEGGYLGFAELQYAHLPLPGEKLVAFLSDGAAEEQRGSDWMPRWWRAEDCGVALPLMIANGRRIEQRTELATPAGLDNFREHLRHCGFDPVSFDGCDPAAFVCALWDMEQRMGHRVQELRDGVLNYPLPMPYGIAETLKGFGFYGAGSNAAHNLPLPANPHTDAAARELFNQHAAQLWVAPEELSAACALFADRGSRPLERDNPLALRHPALPKLPELQYQDSACSPMLALDRFFVDLVQANPQLRPRVGNPDELASNRLGGVLKALKHRVTAPESELEALDGAIITALNEEAVVSACLANQGGLNLVASYEAFCVKMLGAVRQRIIFARQQKEAGRPAGWLGWPLVATSHIWENGKNQQSHQDTTFCEALLGEMSDMVRVLFPADHNSVLALLPGIYQTRGQLACMVIAKRERPCVFTREQAEQLAQDGALVLAEHQGEQPLLLIATGSYQLAEMQRTAVRLSAAGCAWRLVYLQEPGRFRAARDTWEQAVIVDAERVERLFPAASTRRVLLTHMRPEVARGHLWPLLGEARHSRVLGYCNRGGTLDEAGMLFANQASWAHVLEAAAELLEKPIGDLLSAEEQAAVQGRGEPRCLR; this comes from the coding sequence ATGACCCAGCTATTTCCCAGCGCCAGCGAGTTGGCCGAGCATGCCCGCCTTGAGCCGGCCTTCGCCGCCTGGCAGCGCGGTTATGGTCCTTTGCAGCACAGTCCGCAGACCTGCGCTGCGGTCTACCGCATGGCCCACCAGTTGGTGCAGGCCGGCGTGCAGGCGGATCTGCCGAGCGTCTACCGCCACTTTCACGCGCTGGATCGGCTGACGGCCGCAGGGCTGTGGCTGGTGGTGCATATGACCTATGCCCAGCGCGTGCGCCTCGATGGCGTGGCGTTGGCTGCAGAGGACTTCAAGGTGTCGCCCGAAGGGCATACCGGCGGCGCGTTGAATATGGTGCCGGCCTATGCCGGTTACTTGGCGTTGAATAACCTGACCGGGGAAACCCGTGGCTGGCTGATGGGCCAGGGCCACTGTGTGGCAGCCATCGAGGCGCTCAACCTGCTAACGGCCAATCAGCACCCGGAACAGGCCGAGCGTTACCCCTGTGACGAGGCCGGGATGAGCCAGTTGGTGGCGGACTTCTACAGCTATGCGCAGAACGCCGCCGGCCAGGTCAGCGCGCCGCTGGGCAGCCACGTTAATCCGCATACGGCAGGTGGCATTGCCGAAGGCGGCTATCTGGGTTTTGCCGAGCTGCAATATGCTCATCTGCCGTTACCCGGCGAGAAGCTGGTGGCCTTCCTCTCTGATGGTGCGGCCGAAGAGCAACGCGGCAGTGACTGGATGCCACGCTGGTGGCGCGCCGAGGACTGCGGTGTGGCGTTGCCGCTGATGATTGCCAATGGTCGGCGCATCGAGCAACGCACCGAGCTGGCGACGCCCGCCGGGCTGGATAACTTCCGTGAGCACCTGCGTCATTGCGGCTTTGATCCCGTGAGTTTCGATGGCTGCGACCCGGCGGCTTTTGTCTGCGCGTTGTGGGACATGGAGCAGCGTATGGGGCACCGTGTGCAGGAGCTGCGTGATGGCGTGCTGAATTACCCGCTGCCCATGCCCTACGGCATTGCCGAAACGCTCAAGGGTTTCGGCTTTTACGGCGCTGGCAGCAATGCGGCGCACAACCTGCCGTTACCGGCCAACCCGCATACCGATGCAGCGGCCCGCGAGCTGTTCAATCAGCATGCGGCGCAGCTTTGGGTCGCGCCGGAAGAGCTGAGCGCCGCCTGCGCATTGTTTGCGGATCGAGGCTCCCGCCCGCTGGAGCGCGATAACCCGCTGGCGCTGCGTCATCCAGCGCTGCCAAAACTGCCTGAGTTGCAGTATCAGGACAGCGCCTGCTCGCCGATGCTGGCCCTGGATCGTTTCTTTGTCGATCTGGTGCAGGCCAATCCGCAGTTGCGTCCGCGTGTCGGTAACCCCGATGAGCTGGCCAGCAATCGCCTGGGCGGCGTTCTCAAGGCGCTCAAGCACCGGGTGACCGCGCCGGAGAGCGAGCTGGAAGCGCTGGATGGCGCCATCATCACTGCGCTCAATGAGGAAGCCGTGGTCTCCGCCTGCCTGGCCAACCAGGGTGGCTTGAATCTGGTGGCCAGCTATGAGGCCTTCTGCGTGAAGATGCTCGGCGCGGTGCGCCAGCGGATCATTTTTGCCCGGCAGCAAAAAGAGGCGGGACGCCCCGCAGGTTGGCTTGGCTGGCCGCTGGTGGCCACCTCGCACATCTGGGAGAACGGCAAGAATCAGCAATCGCACCAGGACACCACCTTCTGTGAGGCCTTGCTCGGTGAGATGAGCGATATGGTGCGGGTGCTGTTTCCAGCCGATCACAACTCTGTATTGGCGCTGCTGCCGGGCATCTACCAGACGCGTGGCCAGCTCGCCTGCATGGTGATTGCCAAGCGCGAGCGGCCTTGCGTATTCACTCGCGAACAGGCCGAGCAGCTGGCGCAGGACGGCGCCCTTGTGCTGGCCGAGCACCAAGGCGAGCAGCCTTTGCTGCTGATCGCTACCGGCAGTTATCAGTTGGCGGAAATGCAGCGCACGGCCGTTCGTCTGAGCGCGGCCGGATGCGCCTGGCGTCTGGTTTACTTGCAAGAGCCGGGGCGTTTTCGTGCGGCCCGCGATACCTGGGAACAGGCGGTGATTGTCGATGCCGAGCGGGTTGAGCGGTTATTCCCGGCTGCCAGCACAAGGCGTGTGCTGCTGACCCATATGCGTCCGGAAGTCGCCCGTGGGCATCTGTGGCCGCTGCTCGGTGAGGCTCGACACAGCAGGGTGCTGGGCTACTGTAATCGAGGTGGCACCCTGGATGAAGCCGGCATGCTGTTCGCCAATCAGGCGAGCTGGGCGCATGTGCTGGAGGCCGCTGCCGAGTTGCTGGAAAAGCCGATTGGCGATTTGCTCAGTGCCGAGGAGCAGGCTGCCGTGCAAGGGCGGGGAGAACCACGTTGTCTGCGTTAG
- a CDS encoding LysR family transcriptional regulator → MRFTLRQLQVFVAVAQHESVSRAADSLALSQSATSTSLSELERQSDCQLFDRAGKRLSLNALGLQLLPQAVALLDQAKEIERLLGGKSGYGSLNVGATLTVGNYLATLLIGSFMQRHPECRVKLQVHNTAYVVQQIAHYELDMGMIEGDCQHPDIEVQPWVEDELVVFCAPQHALAQRGEASLDELTREAWILREQGSGTRLTFDQAMRHHPSSLNIRLELEHTEAIKRAVESGLGIGCISRLALRDAFRRGSLVAVETTELDLRRQFYFIWHKQKYQTAAMREFIELCRALTAGVTRSDQIVLPTIA, encoded by the coding sequence ATGCGATTTACCCTCAGACAACTGCAAGTCTTCGTCGCCGTGGCCCAGCATGAAAGCGTGTCGCGCGCGGCCGACTCCCTGGCCCTGTCGCAATCGGCCACCAGCACCTCGCTCAGCGAACTGGAGCGCCAGTCCGACTGCCAGCTGTTCGACCGCGCCGGTAAACGCCTCAGCCTCAACGCTCTAGGCCTGCAACTGTTGCCACAGGCGGTGGCGTTGCTCGACCAGGCCAAGGAAATCGAACGCCTGCTGGGCGGCAAGAGTGGCTACGGCTCGCTGAATGTTGGCGCCACGCTCACCGTCGGCAACTACCTGGCCACCCTGTTGATCGGCAGTTTTATGCAGCGCCACCCGGAGTGCCGGGTCAAGCTGCAGGTGCACAACACCGCCTACGTGGTACAGCAAATCGCCCACTACGAACTGGACATGGGCATGATCGAAGGTGACTGCCAGCACCCGGATATCGAGGTGCAGCCCTGGGTTGAAGATGAGCTGGTGGTGTTCTGCGCGCCGCAACATGCATTGGCGCAGCGCGGTGAGGCGAGCCTGGACGAGCTGACGCGCGAGGCGTGGATTCTGCGTGAGCAAGGTTCCGGCACGCGCCTGACCTTCGATCAGGCCATGCGTCACCACCCCAGCAGCTTGAATATCCGCCTGGAGTTGGAGCACACCGAGGCGATCAAACGTGCGGTGGAATCAGGCCTAGGGATTGGCTGCATTTCCCGCCTGGCACTGCGCGATGCTTTTCGCCGCGGCAGTCTGGTGGCAGTGGAAACCACTGAGCTGGATCTACGCCGGCAGTTCTATTTTATCTGGCACAAGCAGAAGTACCAGACCGCCGCCATGCGTGAATTTATTGAACTGTGCCGTGCTCTGACCGCCGGCGTGACGCGCAGCGATCAGATCGTGCTACCGACTATCGCCTGA